The DNA segment GCTGGGCGCGCAAAGTAAACAGGTTGTGCGGTGGCAGGTACAGAAACGGCGGCGAACTGGCCGCCGCCTCGATTTCCCCGGGTTCAAGAATGGTTGCCAAAGTTCAGCCCTTTTTGGTGATCGGTCGCTCCGGCACGTCCGGATTGCGTTCATCGCGGGTGATGTCGCGATACCAGAGTTCGTGGTGTTTCCTCGCCCAGGCGCGGCTGACCCAACCATGCAGCATCGCGTCCACTGAACCCTTGATCCACAGGCCGGCGTAGATGTGAATGATGATGCTGAGGATCAGTACAAACCCGGCCAGCGCATGCAGGAGCATGGCCCAGCGGATCACGGTGATGCCGAAGTACGCGCTGAAATACGCACGCCAGATCACAAGTCCAGTGAACAGCAAGCCAAGCATGCACAGCAGTAAAGTCCAGAACAGCATCTTCTGCCCGGCGTTGTACTTGCCCACCGGCGGTACGCTTTCTTCGTCGTTGACCAGCACCCGATCGATGCGGCGCATCCACTTCCAGTCGTTGTCGATGAAGAAATTCGCGCGCCAGAAGCGGAACACCAGGCCGAGGAACAACACGAACATCAGCACGCCCATGAACGGGTGCAGAATCCGCGTCCACGGCCCGCCGCCGAACAGGTTGGTCAGCCAGAACATCGACGGATGAAACAACGCCAGCCCGGACAGTCCGGCCATGAAGAACAGAATCGCCACCAGCCAGTGATTGGTGCGCTGGTTGGCGGTGTAGCGCAGGATCGTCTTGTTGCTCATGGCCGGTCCTCCCCGCGTGGATCGAAGGTGTGCACCGCCGGATCGACGACATGCACCGAAGTATCCGGTGGCGCCGGATGATCATCCTCCTCGGTGCGGTTCGGCCCGATGCGCACATAGTGAAAGAACCCGGCCAGTACCGCCGCGCCCATCGCCAGCAGGCCCAGCGGTTTGCTGATGCCTTTCCACAAGCCCAGCAGCGGACTGATGGCCGGCGCCTCCGGCAACCCGGCGTAGATCTTCGGTGTGTCGGCGTGGTGCAACACGTACATCACATGAGTGCCGCCGACGCCTTCCGGGTCGTACAGACCGGCGTTGTCGAAGCCACGGCTTTTCAGGTCGACGATGCGTTCGGCGGCGTGTTCCTTCATGTCTTCCT comes from the Pseudomonas sp. RSB 5.4 genome and includes:
- a CDS encoding formate dehydrogenase subunit gamma → MSNKTILRYTANQRTNHWLVAILFFMAGLSGLALFHPSMFWLTNLFGGGPWTRILHPFMGVLMFVLFLGLVFRFWRANFFIDNDWKWMRRIDRVLVNDEESVPPVGKYNAGQKMLFWTLLLCMLGLLFTGLVIWRAYFSAYFGITVIRWAMLLHALAGFVLILSIIIHIYAGLWIKGSVDAMLHGWVSRAWARKHHELWYRDITRDERNPDVPERPITKKG